The Candidatus Neomarinimicrobiota bacterium genome segment TTTGTGGCTTGCGACTAATAATGGTTTGACTAAATTTAATTGGAGGAAATATTATGATTAAAAAAACAATAAAGATTGTCATTACTATAATTTTTATTTTTGTTCTTTGTAATGGACAGAGTGGATTGAGGGAAAATTTTCAATATAGTCAGGAGACTGAATCTCCATTTTTCTATTATGATGTTATATATTATCCACTTGTGACGCGTGATTCTGTAGATATTGAGATTATAATTAAGGTGCCTTTCGATGCTGTGGTATTTGTTAAAGATGGAGATTATTTTGTGGGAAAGTATGAGATAAATATACTACTTTTGGATGAGCAGGAAGCTCAAGTGGCTTCAAAAATATGGACACAGGAAATAAGGACGAAGAATTATGATGAGACAAATTCAACCGAGCATTATGATGTTAGTAAAATTGTTTTCCGTGAAGGACCATCAAATTATTTTCTGACGATTGGCATTATGGATTTGGAAACAAAAAAAAGTAGCTTTAGAAAGAAGAAATTAAATTTAAAAGATTTTTATAGTAGAACCCTTACAATCAGTAAAATCTTTATTGTAGACCAGGTCATAACTCATGAGGACGGTACTATAGAGTTAATACCGTCTATTAATAATAGTGTAAAAAATGAAAATGATTACTTTTATATAGGATTTGTATTGTTATCAGATAGTGGGTATGCAAATTTTAATTATACCATTTCGGATATGGATAATAATATAATTCTTCAAGGTGAATACAATAAGTATTTGAAAAAAGGGCGAACACAGGAACTTGTTAAAATAAAAAGGCAAAAATTAGGCTATAATAGGTACAAATTCCATCTTAGAATAAATATCAATAATGAAACGGTAGAACAGAACCTTGTCTTCAATGTAAGATGGTATGGAATGTCGAATTATATAAATAATCTTGATGAAGCTATTCAACAATTGAGGTATATTGCCTCAGCCAAGACGATAAGGGATATGCTCAAAAGTTCAGAAGAGGAGAAAAAGGAGAAGTTTAAAAAGTTTTGGGCTGACCTTGATCCAAGTCCTGGTACAGAGAAAAATGAATTAATGGAAGAGTATTATAGAAGAGTAGCCTATGCTAATGAACATTTTTCTAACTTTCTTCCCGGCTGGAAAACAGATAGAGGTATGATTTTTATACTTTTTGGTCCGCCAAGTGAAGTTGAAAGACATCCTTTTGAAATGAATACAAGGCCATATGAGATCTGGTACTATTATGAGATAAACAGAACATTCGTATTTGTTGATGAGACTGGGTTTGGCGATTATAGACTAGTTTCACCCATTTATGATGTTCCAGGGATTTATTAATTTCATGATCAAAAAAAAGAAGATTAATTTTCCAGATACGTTATCTTTTGTATTAATATTTTCCCTGAATTAAATAAACTATATACAATCCATTTACCATCAGGAGACCATGAGGGAGATAGCTCAATTTTGTCAGGAGTATTTGTAATCTGAAAGAGGTTTTTACCATCCCATGTAGAAATATATATATCCGATGATATAAAGTTATGTCCGTCATCGGTTGACTTACAAAAAACCAGATGTTTGCTGTCTGGCGACCAGGATACGCTGTTAGCATCAGGAAGTTTATATGTAATGTTCTCCCGAAGTGATAGTATATAAACCAGTGATGCAGTTGTTTCAATAGCGATTTTATTATGATCTGGAGATATTGCTGTGTCGATTATTCTAAAATTTGAAAGCTCAATTTTTAATTGATCTAAGATGTTGATTTCAGTGTCTTTTTGTGGATTATAGAGGTATAACTTATTGTCTTTTACATAGATAAGATTCTCATATCCATTTTGTTCTTGCTTATTAAAAACAGGGAACATCTTGAGTTGATCATAAAAATTTAAATATATGCTTTTCCCATCTTTCGTCCATAATGGGAATCCGCTGTCGTCTTTATTGTATTCCTTTATTATTATAAATTTCCCGGAAGGTATTTCAAAAATTTTTATTGCAGAATAAATCTTATCAAATTGTTTTTTATTTACTTTAGCCGCTATGAATTTACCATCGGGGCTCCATTGGTATTTGTATCCAGCGCTTAGCTCATCAGTAATTTGATGGATTTTTTTATCTTTCAAAGATATAACATAAATACCATTGTATTTTGGTTCGGTTACGCTTATATATTTTAAATTTGGTGACCATTTCGGTGATATAAAATATTTATCTTTTGGCGAGACTATTATTGGGACGCCAACAATTTTTATTGGCTGTGCTGTTAAAAAATTGATTATTGATAGAATTAGTATAATTGCGTTATTTATTTTCATACTTGAATTTAATTGGATCAGACATTTGTGAGATATTACCAAATCTGTCAATCGTAGCTATTGAGAAAAATTTTCGATTATATGTGCTTTTGTAATTTGTTAAAAATGAGTCTGTTTTTCCTGAAACTATGGCAAAGATAAGTTCAGGTTTTATTTTTTCTATTTTTTTCTTTTTAGAGTATATAATAATATAATTTTTAATCATATGGTTTTTGTTACTCTTTGTATGATTCCAGGTAAAAAGAATTGTATCCCCTTTTTGAATTATTTGAAAGTTTTCCGGTGGCTGTGAAAAAGTATCTTCGTTTGGAATTTTAGGTGTTAGCGCCGGATATTGGAAACAATTCTTTTTATATATCTGCCATAATCCCTTCATATAGGAAGAGGCAAAGATTGAAATACCATGTAGTCTATTTTTTCTAGCTATCTTGATTTGTTTTATCCCATCTATAGGGTTTATTCTATACAGTCCAATACCTGCAATTATTGGAGTGGTTACAGGTACAATTTCTTTATATTCCATAATAGCTTCTTTAAATCTAGAAGTATTAAAATACATCATAGGAATGATGAAGTCTATTTTACCAATTCTTGCCCATCTAGCAGGATCCTGGTAAACACTATGATATGCATTCCAGTTTGTATTCTTATAATTTCCAATTACAGCAGCCGAAACTTTTATCCATGGTTTTTTGCTTTTTATCAGATTATAGGCGCGAGAAATAAAAATTGTAATCTGTTCTCGTTGCCAGTCATCCCATTTAAGCCCCAGAGGATTGTTCTGTTCCGATTGATACCTTTTTACGCTAATAGGATCATGTGAATACCCAGTTTTATCTGCTCCGTCTGGATACCTGATATAATCAAAATGAATTCCATCTACATCATAATTTGTTATAATGTCGTCAATAACTTTTAATATATGATCATGGACATACGGAATACCTGGGCTGAAAGAAATATACCCATTATTTTTTCTCATTGGCTTACCTGATCTATCGCAAACTAACCATTGAGGATGTTTCTGCAATGGATGAGGTGGATTGGTTTTCTGAATTTTTCC includes the following:
- a CDS encoding GWxTD domain-containing protein, with amino-acid sequence MIKKTIKIVITIIFIFVLCNGQSGLRENFQYSQETESPFFYYDVIYYPLVTRDSVDIEIIIKVPFDAVVFVKDGDYFVGKYEINILLLDEQEAQVASKIWTQEIRTKNYDETNSTEHYDVSKIVFREGPSNYFLTIGIMDLETKKSSFRKKKLNLKDFYSRTLTISKIFIVDQVITHEDGTIELIPSINNSVKNENDYFYIGFVLLSDSGYANFNYTISDMDNNIILQGEYNKYLKKGRTQELVKIKRQKLGYNRYKFHLRININNETVEQNLVFNVRWYGMSNYINNLDEAIQQLRYIASAKTIRDMLKSSEEEKKEKFKKFWADLDPSPGTEKNELMEEYYRRVAYANEHFSNFLPGWKTDRGMIFILFGPPSEVERHPFEMNTRPYEIWYYYEINRTFVFVDETGFGDYRLVSPIYDVPGIY
- a CDS encoding PD40 domain-containing protein is translated as MKINNAIILILSIINFLTAQPIKIVGVPIIVSPKDKYFISPKWSPNLKYISVTEPKYNGIYVISLKDKKIHQITDELSAGYKYQWSPDGKFIAAKVNKKQFDKIYSAIKIFEIPSGKFIIIKEYNKDDSGFPLWTKDGKSIYLNFYDQLKMFPVFNKQEQNGYENLIYVKDNKLYLYNPQKDTEINILDQLKIELSNFRIIDTAISPDHNKIAIETTASLVYILSLRENITYKLPDANSVSWSPDSKHLVFCKSTDDGHNFISSDIYISTWDGKNLFQITNTPDKIELSPSWSPDGKWIVYSLFNSGKILIQKITYLEN
- a CDS encoding family 10 glycosylhydrolase, which encodes MTKLKFAIIFILSVSSIIKSCSEENPLYELRGIWVSRFEYTASGKVHDPDSIKRFISSIFQNAKISNFNTIFFQVRGNADAFYKSKYEPWSELLTGKLGKEPGWDPLQYAIDETKKLGLELHAWINVFPAWRGRGKIQKTNPPHPLQKHPQWLVCDRSGKPMRKNNGYISFSPGIPYVHDHILKVIDDIITNYDVDGIHFDYIRYPDGADKTGYSHDPISVKRYQSEQNNPLGLKWDDWQREQITIFISRAYNLIKSKKPWIKVSAAVIGNYKNTNWNAYHSVYQDPARWARIGKIDFIIPMMYFNTSRFKEAIMEYKEIVPVTTPIIAGIGLYRINPIDGIKQIKIARKNRLHGISIFASSYMKGLWQIYKKNCFQYPALTPKIPNEDTFSQPPENFQIIQKGDTILFTWNHTKSNKNHMIKNYIIIYSKKKKIEKIKPELIFAIVSGKTDSFLTNYKSTYNRKFFSIATIDRFGNISQMSDPIKFKYENK